From the Bacteroidia bacterium genome, one window contains:
- a CDS encoding ATP-dependent helicase, with translation MKKITLKKTSLSLITGDEARYTIRYRDELNAAQYEAAVHADGPALVVAGAGTGKTRTLTYRVARLIESGVRPESVLLLTFTRKAAREMLRRASLLLDERTERVSGGTFHSFANLQLRRYAPELGYAANFTILDQTDSEDVVNLLRSRLGLSSKEKRFPNKQTLQRMYSSSVNTLTPIDIIVARDFPQFAEQIDEIEQLAKAYVAYKKQNNIMDYDDLLVNLVVLLEEQEAIRSKLAAHFRYVMVDEYQDTNKLQARIVRGLGGSNRNIMVVGDDSQSIYSFRGANFRNIMDFPKEFPDCRVITLEENYRSTQPILDLTNEIISRSAEKYQKTLFTSRGRGIIPALVAMEGENTQSRYIAHTILELREEGVPLKEIAVLFRAGYHSFDLEIELARANIPFVKFGGLKLMETAHVKDILAYLRIVENPRDVVSWTRVLLLLEGVGPVSAERVVDEIASGLNPLTARSEERLGHLVRGDHLPELLDVLRDIAPHGISPADKVARLLLYYTPILKARYDDHPKRLKDLDMLQTIAERYAQLAVMLADMALEPPNESVEDLVPEGQEEEFVTLSTIHSAKGLEWHSVFVMYLLDGRFPVTAAAESDESMEEERRLFYVACTRARERLYLTYPTRIYDRSTGTILSKPSRFLDGLPERLLDAYVVDD, from the coding sequence ATGAAGAAAATCACACTGAAAAAAACCAGCCTTTCCCTTATTACCGGCGACGAAGCACGCTACACCATACGCTATCGTGACGAGCTGAACGCGGCGCAATACGAAGCCGCCGTGCATGCGGACGGGCCGGCGCTGGTGGTGGCCGGAGCGGGTACCGGAAAAACCCGCACGCTGACCTATCGCGTGGCCCGGCTCATCGAATCCGGCGTGCGGCCCGAGTCCGTTCTGTTGCTGACTTTTACCCGCAAGGCGGCGCGCGAGATGTTGCGCCGTGCCTCGCTGCTGCTGGATGAACGCACCGAGCGGGTCTCCGGCGGCACCTTCCATTCCTTCGCCAATCTCCAACTCCGGCGTTATGCACCGGAATTGGGATACGCCGCCAATTTCACCATACTCGATCAGACCGATTCCGAGGACGTCGTGAACCTCCTGCGCTCCCGTCTGGGACTGTCGTCGAAGGAAAAGCGCTTCCCGAACAAACAGACGCTCCAGCGCATGTACAGCAGCTCGGTCAATACGCTCACACCCATAGACATCATCGTCGCACGGGATTTCCCGCAGTTCGCGGAGCAGATCGATGAGATCGAACAACTCGCCAAAGCCTACGTCGCCTACAAAAAGCAGAACAACATCATGGATTACGACGATCTGCTCGTCAACCTCGTCGTTTTGCTTGAAGAGCAGGAAGCCATAAGGTCGAAACTCGCGGCCCATTTCCGCTACGTCATGGTGGATGAGTATCAGGACACGAACAAGCTTCAGGCCAGAATCGTCCGGGGGCTCGGCGGATCGAACAGGAACATCATGGTCGTCGGCGACGACTCGCAAAGTATTTATTCCTTCCGCGGTGCGAATTTCCGGAATATCATGGATTTCCCGAAGGAATTTCCGGACTGCCGGGTTATCACGCTCGAAGAGAACTACCGCAGCACGCAGCCGATTCTCGATCTGACCAACGAGATCATCAGTCGATCGGCGGAGAAATACCAGAAAACTCTTTTTACCTCACGAGGGCGGGGCATCATCCCCGCACTGGTCGCCATGGAAGGGGAGAACACGCAATCGCGCTACATCGCCCATACCATACTCGAGCTTCGCGAAGAGGGTGTTCCGCTGAAAGAAATCGCTGTGCTCTTCCGTGCCGGTTACCACTCCTTCGATCTCGAAATCGAACTCGCAAGGGCGAACATCCCTTTTGTGAAATTCGGCGGCCTCAAGCTCATGGAAACCGCCCATGTCAAGGACATCCTTGCCTATCTCCGCATCGTCGAGAATCCGCGGGATGTCGTGTCGTGGACGCGCGTGCTGCTTCTGCTCGAAGGTGTGGGCCCGGTCTCCGCCGAGCGGGTCGTTGATGAAATCGCCTCGGGGTTGAATCCGCTCACTGCGCGATCGGAAGAGCGGCTCGGGCACCTCGTCCGCGGGGACCATCTGCCGGAGCTTCTCGACGTGTTGCGCGATATTGCACCTCATGGAATTTCTCCGGCGGATAAAGTCGCGCGCTTGCTCCTCTATTACACCCCCATCCTCAAAGCGCGATACGACGATCATCCCAAGCGCTTGAAGGATCTCGACATGCTGCAGACTATCGCCGAGCGCTATGCCCAACTCGCCGTGATGCTTGCCGACATGGCCCTGGAGCCACCGAATGAGAGTGTCGAGGACCTTGTTCCCGAAGGACAGGAAGAGGAATTCGTCACGCTTTCCACCATTCACAGCGCCAAGGGACTGGAATGGCATTCGGTGTTCGTCATGTACCTCCTCGACGGTCGCTTTCCGGTAACCGCCGCCGCCGAAAGCGATGAATCCATGGAAGAGGAGAGGAGACTCTTTTATGTTGCCTGTACCCGCGCCCGGGAGCGTCTCTATCTCACGTATCCGACACGGATATACGACCGAAGCACCGGTACCATACTCAGCAAACCCTCGCGCTTTCTGGACGGACTCCCCGAGCGGTTGCTCGACGCCTATGTTGTTGACGATTGA
- a CDS encoding IMPACT family protein yields the protein MSHGQQNKPGSTHPAEVDAFLTIAERRETEIKILASRFLSYAVPVRTVEAFLEILETVRKEHYDATHHCFACRTGYDDTSFRFSDDGEPSGTAGKRILGALDRHHLTDTGIIIVRYFGGTKLGVGGLARAYTDAAESVLGLCTIETRYLTDEFTITFPYEVTSQVHHAIEGQEAEIISRNWQDNAEYALRVRCSRRERLLQDLAELTQRQVVLVRNTETPDAK from the coding sequence ATGAGTCATGGACAGCAGAACAAGCCCGGAAGCACACATCCCGCAGAGGTCGATGCTTTCCTGACGATCGCCGAACGGCGGGAGACAGAAATAAAAATACTCGCTTCGCGTTTCTTATCCTATGCCGTCCCGGTACGCACGGTGGAGGCATTCCTGGAGATTCTGGAAACAGTGCGCAAGGAGCATTACGATGCCACACACCACTGCTTTGCTTGTCGCACGGGCTACGATGATACGTCGTTCCGCTTCAGCGACGATGGTGAACCGAGCGGCACGGCGGGGAAACGAATTCTCGGTGCTCTCGACCGGCATCATCTGACGGACACGGGTATCATCATCGTGCGGTATTTCGGCGGCACAAAACTCGGCGTCGGCGGACTGGCGAGGGCCTACACGGATGCGGCGGAATCCGTACTCGGTCTTTGTACCATCGAGACGCGCTACCTGACCGACGAGTTCACGATCACATTTCCGTATGAGGTCACCAGCCAGGTACATCATGCCATCGAGGGACAGGAAGCCGAGATCATCTCCCGCAACTGGCAGGACAACGCGGAGTATGCCCTCCGCGTGCGATGTTCGCGACGAGAGCGGTTGTTGCAGGACCTTGCCGAGCTGACGCAGAGACAGGTCGTGCTGGTCAGGAACACGGAAACACCTGACGCGAAGTAG